A genomic region of Pseudocalidococcus azoricus BACA0444 contains the following coding sequences:
- a CDS encoding DUF29 domain-containing protein, whose protein sequence is MEKSSKPLYESDFSLWAETMADLLDQGRFTDLDIENLVEEVRDLSKRERDRLLSSLRLIVHHLLKWDYQPQRGSRSWQLTIQRERNNIRFYLKDSPSLKRYLTDEWVMEVYDNARLDALKETNLDFPKDCPYGIATALERPIELG, encoded by the coding sequence ATGGAAAAATCAAGCAAACCCTTGTATGAGAGCGATTTTAGTCTGTGGGCAGAAACAATGGCAGACCTGTTGGATCAGGGGCGATTTACGGATTTAGACATTGAAAACTTGGTGGAGGAGGTGCGGGACTTGTCTAAACGGGAGCGAGATCGACTGTTAAGTAGTCTGCGGTTGATTGTCCATCATCTTCTCAAGTGGGATTATCAGCCCCAAAGAGGATCTCGGAGTTGGCAACTGACGATACAACGGGAACGCAACAATATCCGCTTTTATCTTAAGGATAGTCCCAGCTTGAAACGTTATTTAACTGATGAATGGGTTATGGAGGTTTATGATAATGCTCGTTTGGACGCACTAAAGGAGACGAATTTAGATTTTCCGAAAGATTGTCCTTATGGTATTGCTACAGCCTTAGAGCGGCCAATTGAATTGGGCTAG
- a CDS encoding pentapeptide repeat-containing protein: protein MKGLPQTVIGLLGVGLAWTSSALAANPDHVAQLLTTNTCPSCDLSGADLKGYNFSGANLTNANLSGADLSNAVLTQANLQGANLSGANLTAVYMDRTNLRQANLSQTKLIMASLRHSLFNQANFQGADLAGADLQYTDLRQANFQQANLEQTNLLFARLNRANLTQVNLEGAYQPKMPYRLMFH from the coding sequence ATGAAGGGATTACCCCAAACTGTGATCGGATTGTTAGGCGTTGGCCTGGCCTGGACAAGTAGTGCTTTGGCGGCTAATCCGGATCATGTGGCCCAATTATTGACGACAAATACCTGTCCTAGCTGTGATTTGAGTGGGGCTGACTTAAAGGGCTATAACTTTTCTGGGGCCAACCTAACCAATGCCAACCTCAGTGGGGCCGACCTGAGCAATGCGGTTCTCACCCAGGCCAATCTGCAAGGGGCTAACTTGAGTGGGGCTAACCTAACAGCGGTTTATATGGATCGCACCAATCTCCGCCAGGCCAACCTGAGTCAAACAAAACTGATCATGGCTTCCCTGCGACATTCCCTCTTCAACCAGGCCAATTTTCAAGGCGCGGATTTAGCCGGAGCCGATTTGCAATATACAGATTTACGCCAGGCCAATTTTCAGCAGGCCAACTTAGAACAAACCAATCTCTTATTTGCCCGTTTGAATCGTGCTAATTTGACCCAGGTGAACTTAGAGGGAGCCTA